In Ostrinia nubilalis chromosome 10, ilOstNubi1.1, whole genome shotgun sequence, a single genomic region encodes these proteins:
- the LOC135075675 gene encoding dnaJ homolog subfamily C member 28: MKPCINQFVYLQCRNPVKLYYNLVTVRTLIAKSNEKKLQECYQLLNIPVDSKQDAVREAFLQLAKKYHPDSGSPEANMDKFVAVENAFRVLTKHNTGASNNKEIEKIVYDIRHTAPQHRQYLSYEGIGHGTPSQRQKQWAQAKAQRAANNVMEHRIAKAVASDNTLMKKGQQYYGKKHDIKTKYGFDRLVEDLIQESMSKGEFENLSGKGKPLKDQNRNPYVDFTTHKLNEVLINNGFTPEWITMSKEIDQDIEFLKRDIKNDRMVLGPFPLNEIDEPKWHRICDDYREFVKTLNSKINKYNLIVPLINRQKFYVEIDKILDDILKNGPHSMKPVEAENKVEYKTVIVESEDLFGILLKAFEDVFTIGRDKKSSQDKEKLRKEQS, from the exons atgaaacCGTGTATTAAtcaatttgtttatttgcaaTGTAGAAACCcagttaaattatattacaaCTTAGTTACAGTAAGAACATTGATCGCCAAATCAAACGAGAAGAAACTCCAA GAATGCTATCAACTATTGAACATACCGGTGGATTCCAAACAAGATGCAGTCCGCGAAGCTTTCCTGCAGCTGGCAAAGAAGTACCACCCGGATTCCGGATCACCAGAGGCAAATATGGACAAATTTGTTGCAGTAGAAAACGCCTTCCGAGTTCTAACCAAACACAACACTGGAGCATCAAATAACAAAGAAATCGAAAAGATTGTGTATGATATTCGG CACACAGCTCCTCAACATCGACAATATTTGAGCTATGAAGGTATTGGCCACGGCACTCCATCCCAGCGGCAGAAACAGTGGGCCCAAGCGAAAGCCCAGAGAGCTGCAAACAATGTAATGGAACACCGCATAGCAAAAGCTGTTGCTTCTGACAACACACTCAT gaaAAAAGGACAGCAATATTATGGAAAGAAACATGACATCAAAACTAAGTATGGGTTTGACAGACTTGTTGAAGATCTCATACAAGAATCCATGTCAAAAGGTGAATTTGAAAACTTGAGTGGAAAAGGGAAGCCTTTGAAGGACCAAAACAGAAATCCTTATGTAGACTTTACTACACATAAGTTAAATGAG GTGCTTATAAACAATGGCTTCACACCTGAATGGATAACAATGAGCAAAGAAATTGATCAAGATATTGAATTCTTAAAGAGAGACATCAAGAATGACAGAATGGTATTAGGGCCATTCCCCCTCAATGAAATAGATGAGCCAAAGTGGCACAGGATTTGTGATGACTACAGAGAATTTGTTAAGACATTAAATAGCAAAATTAATAAGTACaacttaatagtacctcttatAAACAGGCAGAAGTTTTATGTAGAAATAGACAAAATACTTGATGACATCTTGAAGAATGGACCACATTCAATGAAACCAGTAGAAGCAGAGAATAAAGTGGAATACAAGACAGTAATAGTGGAAAGTGAGGATTTGTTTGGCATACTCCTGAAAGCCTTTGAAGATGTATTCACTATAGGAAGAGATAAAAAAAGCAGCCAAGATAAGGAAAAGTTAAGAAAAGAGCAGTCTTGA